The following coding sequences lie in one Pseudoalteromonas sp. Scap06 genomic window:
- a CDS encoding 3-phosphoshikimate 1-carboxyvinyltransferase, giving the protein MSNLQNDPAIRSLLERMPKSIQTTFTDEQLAHLKIAIGARQWGNHAVDCRGVVKLFKYRYYYVFLAGRNRRELSVKEQKIARFTQAIILSLAVTFTILLTLLVLYLIKSALGIDIFEGYSFGVWSWFKGLFN; this is encoded by the coding sequence TTGTCAAACCTACAGAATGATCCTGCTATTAGAAGCTTGCTAGAGCGAATGCCTAAAAGCATTCAAACGACCTTTACCGATGAACAATTAGCCCATTTAAAGATAGCCATTGGCGCTAGGCAGTGGGGTAACCACGCTGTTGACTGCAGAGGTGTAGTTAAACTTTTTAAATACCGATATTACTATGTTTTTTTGGCGGGTCGAAATAGGCGTGAACTAAGTGTAAAAGAGCAAAAAATAGCGAGGTTTACTCAAGCTATTATCTTAAGTTTGGCAGTTACGTTTACTATTTTACTTACATTGCTGGTTTTATATTTGATTAAATCGGCATTGGGTATTGATATTTTTGAAGGATACTCGTTTGGAGTTTGGAGTTGGTTTAAGGGCTTATTTAATTAA
- a CDS encoding undecaprenyl-phosphate glucose phosphotransferase: MTSPRTFKPSGSSDANFYRLFDIFALFLAFQCAALLYNFKLTPIYAASALTVALSYLYSAELFSTYRSWRAGKFKHMVLCAWGSVLIAFAFLLVVSFLFKFSESLSRVGIAIWFTLSVTYLYIWRLGVYLYKRSRRKLGLSQRNVAIIGATESAAYLHAEIVKHDELGFNFKGFYDDRNPERLFEQLEHQGVEGTIQSAVDAARNGEIDILYIALPMKAQKRIADILLQLGNTTVDVHVVPDFLLSNLIHARIEHVGDVDTLSVFEAPCIGAHEFIKRTEDIVVSAIIVTLITPVLLAIAAAIKLTSKGPIIFKQDRYGLDGQKIKVWKFRSMTVTENSDVVTQATKNDARITPLGGFLRRTSLDELPQFINVLKGDMSIVGPRPHAVAHNEEYRQKVEFYMFRHKTKPGITGWAQINGWRGETDTLDKMAKRVEYDLHYIKHWSLWFDVKIIFMTIFKGFKSENAY; the protein is encoded by the coding sequence ATGACATCTCCAAGGACTTTTAAACCTTCAGGTTCCTCTGATGCCAATTTTTACCGATTATTTGATATATTTGCATTGTTTTTAGCGTTTCAGTGCGCAGCCCTACTTTACAATTTTAAGCTCACTCCTATTTATGCCGCTTCTGCGCTTACGGTTGCGCTCAGCTATTTATATAGTGCTGAGCTCTTTTCTACCTATCGCTCTTGGCGCGCTGGCAAATTTAAACATATGGTGTTGTGTGCATGGGGCAGTGTGCTTATTGCATTCGCATTTTTACTGGTTGTTTCCTTTTTATTTAAGTTTAGCGAGTCGCTCTCTCGAGTGGGAATAGCTATTTGGTTTACGCTAAGTGTTACGTATTTATATATTTGGCGCTTGGGAGTGTACTTATATAAACGTAGTCGCCGTAAATTAGGCTTATCTCAACGTAATGTTGCCATTATTGGCGCAACCGAATCGGCCGCTTATTTGCATGCTGAGATTGTTAAACACGATGAGTTAGGCTTTAACTTTAAAGGTTTTTACGACGATAGAAATCCTGAACGCCTATTTGAACAACTGGAACATCAAGGTGTTGAAGGAACAATACAAAGCGCTGTTGATGCTGCTCGCAATGGTGAAATAGATATACTTTATATTGCACTGCCTATGAAAGCGCAAAAACGCATAGCTGATATTTTATTGCAGCTAGGTAATACCACGGTAGATGTGCACGTAGTGCCCGATTTTTTACTCTCAAACTTAATACACGCCCGTATTGAACATGTGGGTGATGTAGACACACTAAGTGTGTTTGAAGCACCATGTATTGGCGCCCATGAGTTTATAAAACGCACAGAAGATATAGTGGTTTCAGCTATTATTGTTACCTTAATTACCCCGGTTTTATTAGCGATTGCAGCCGCCATCAAGCTGACATCTAAGGGGCCTATTATTTTTAAGCAAGACCGCTACGGTTTAGATGGGCAAAAAATAAAAGTGTGGAAGTTTCGCTCTATGACAGTGACCGAAAACAGCGATGTGGTCACTCAGGCAACAAAAAACGATGCTCGCATAACACCGTTAGGTGGCTTTTTACGCCGTACTAGCCTTGATGAACTACCACAGTTTATAAATGTTTTAAAAGGCGACATGTCTATTGTTGGCCCTCGGCCTCATGCGGTGGCGCACAATGAAGAGTACCGCCAAAAAGTAGAATTTTATATGTTTAGGCATAAAACTAAACCGGGTATTACCGGTTGGGCACAAATTAATGGTTGGCGCGGCGAAACCGATACTTTGGATAAAATGGCCAAGCGAGTTGAATACGACTTACATTACATTAAACATTGGTCTTTATGGTTTGATGTGAAAATAATTTTTATGACAATTTTTAAGGGATTTAAAAGTGAAAATGCGTACTAA
- a CDS encoding outer membrane beta-barrel protein, whose translation MKMRTNTITALLVALGVSAPLSAVELQPGSVMTKDGAEITPMLQLGVSSNDNFFMTPSATQTRLIWNIAPSLNALIENGPDSYKFDIASSTSFHNKDTTDNFTQVNLGAGVHKEFTSQHRLDITGDADWLYEPRGGGLTEGQGSALDELVNYQQQNLTARYEYGAQSSKAMLAITAGYYNKNYQNFTAISQFRDYDKPMLSVTGYYNTQAGTRAFLEVKQENYQYDVIDSNGISRDSNDVKVLLGMEWEATAVTTGSFKVGYQNKDFESNLRDNFSGLSWEAAAVWKPLTYSTLQLVTSRAAKDPLLSGDYIRESVYGATWQHDWREYLSSVVSANYVEQQYSGNFNRKDKVKNVRLGLNYLANSFGVVTGYVDFIDRNSTQADIEFDRVIVGLNFTFALKGNE comes from the coding sequence GTGAAAATGCGTACTAATACAATTACCGCTTTACTTGTTGCGTTAGGGGTTTCTGCACCCTTATCGGCAGTAGAACTACAGCCTGGCAGTGTAATGACTAAAGATGGCGCAGAAATTACGCCAATGCTGCAGCTTGGTGTAAGTAGTAACGACAACTTTTTTATGACGCCGTCGGCCACACAAACACGTTTAATATGGAATATAGCGCCCAGTTTAAACGCATTAATTGAAAATGGCCCGGATAGTTATAAATTTGATATAGCATCAAGCACGTCGTTTCATAATAAAGACACTACAGATAATTTTACTCAAGTTAATCTAGGTGCTGGTGTGCATAAAGAGTTTACTAGCCAACACCGATTAGATATAACTGGTGACGCCGATTGGTTATATGAGCCTCGTGGTGGCGGATTAACTGAAGGGCAGGGCAGTGCGTTAGATGAGCTTGTAAATTATCAACAACAAAACCTAACGGCTCGCTATGAGTATGGCGCACAAAGCTCTAAAGCAATGCTTGCTATAACCGCAGGTTATTATAATAAAAATTACCAAAACTTTACGGCCATATCCCAATTTCGTGATTACGACAAACCAATGCTCTCAGTTACTGGTTACTATAATACCCAAGCTGGTACCCGTGCCTTTTTAGAGGTTAAGCAAGAAAACTACCAGTACGATGTAATTGATTCAAACGGTATTTCCCGTGATTCAAATGACGTTAAAGTATTATTAGGTATGGAGTGGGAAGCAACAGCGGTTACTACTGGTTCGTTTAAAGTGGGTTACCAAAATAAAGACTTTGAGTCGAACTTGCGTGATAACTTTAGTGGCTTAAGTTGGGAAGCGGCTGCAGTTTGGAAGCCATTGACTTATTCAACCTTGCAACTAGTTACTAGCCGCGCGGCTAAAGATCCACTACTTTCAGGCGATTACATTCGCGAAAGTGTTTACGGTGCAACCTGGCAACATGACTGGAGAGAATATTTAAGCTCGGTAGTAAGCGCTAATTACGTTGAACAACAGTACTCAGGTAACTTTAACCGTAAAGACAAAGTTAAAAATGTTCGCTTAGGCTTAAATTATTTAGCCAATAGCTTTGGCGTGGTAACCGGGTATGTTGATTTTATTGATCGTAATTCAACTCAAGCTGATATTGAATTTGACCGTGTTATTGTTGGCCTTAACTTTACATTTGCATTAAAGGGTAATGAATGA
- a CDS encoding polysaccharide biosynthesis/export family protein: MKVKILVCLILLFSFGSFASDSQNYILGAGDKIEIKVFGQPDLDVTSLLGNSGEINYPFLGKVKLVGLSVSQVEQTIISGLQPDYLVNPNVYAQVVEYRPFYIHGEVKKPGGYPYQPAMTVNQAIALAGGLTERASVDKIFIFKEQTKQQQQKGSLNSQIAAGDTIKIEQRLF; the protein is encoded by the coding sequence ATGAAGGTTAAAATTTTAGTTTGCCTAATATTATTATTCAGCTTTGGTAGTTTTGCGAGTGACTCGCAAAACTACATATTAGGCGCAGGCGACAAAATAGAAATTAAAGTGTTTGGTCAGCCTGATTTAGACGTAACCTCACTGCTTGGTAATAGCGGTGAGATTAACTACCCGTTTTTAGGAAAGGTTAAGCTTGTTGGGTTAAGCGTTTCGCAAGTTGAACAAACAATAATTAGTGGTTTACAGCCTGATTATTTAGTTAACCCTAATGTGTACGCGCAAGTGGTAGAATACCGCCCTTTTTACATACATGGTGAAGTTAAAAAGCCAGGTGGTTACCCTTACCAGCCAGCTATGACGGTAAACCAAGCGATAGCTCTTGCCGGTGGATTAACCGAGCGCGCCTCAGTTGATAAAATATTTATTTTTAAAGAGCAAACCAAACAGCAGCAACAAAAAGGTAGTTTAAATAGCCAAATTGCAGCGGGTGACACCATAAAAATAGAGCAACGCTTGTTTTAA
- a CDS encoding polysaccharide biosynthesis tyrosine autokinase yields the protein MNTHSEKTSNNEEVIDLGAYLNVIKQSKWKILGFAIVVTLLTIMVALTLVPKYVATATLLIESEQTKAVSFDEIYGLDSTKKEYYLTQFEVIKSNSIAREVITKLNLKEHTDFIAKPSLTGELKGMVKQLLPFLNKKEGSVLSEEEQAEREMLGLLAAFKSRLSVSPIMKTQLVRVSFESSDPKLAALVANTVGEVYIESQMRAKMGITQQASSWLNTRLSELRIQLDSSEVRLQAYREAQKLVDIEGIAGLVTQELEQISKQLVDARATKNNLESINRVINEYGNDNIELLGSMPEITSHRVVQDVKREVVLVERKVSELGEIYGPKHPKMISAKSELATVKTNLNKQIKGLITGIEKELNRTTRTVNALERDLAKIRAEYQDITRKETQYNQLKREVETNRNIFNTFLSRSKETEVTSDFSSAAARFTDRAYAPKDPSKPNKKLIVILAFVASFGFAVVMTFVFDALNDTVKNKNDVENKLAQRMLGLLPHVAVPKKSYFPIHAYLEDTYRRFAESVRTFRTSLLLTHLDRAHQVIAVTSTSPGEGKTTTSANLAMSLAQMGKVLLIDADLRKPTLAKRFDIPVFHPGLSNLMIGTEQLAECVHVDTQSGVTIMPSGQIPSNPLELLSNPRFAELLSDLKAQYDHIIVDTPPTQAVSDALVIAQSVDSVVYVVKSDITRIKPITAGLERLFEVKAHVAGVVLNKVDMSKSKDEHSHGYYDYYDYSQQPEKPQA from the coding sequence ATGAATACACACTCTGAAAAAACTAGCAACAACGAGGAAGTTATTGATTTAGGTGCTTATCTTAATGTTATTAAGCAAAGTAAATGGAAAATTTTAGGTTTTGCTATTGTAGTTACATTACTAACTATAATGGTTGCTTTAACTTTGGTGCCTAAGTATGTAGCCACAGCTACTTTATTAATTGAGTCGGAGCAAACCAAGGCTGTAAGCTTTGATGAAATATATGGCTTAGACTCTACAAAAAAAGAATATTACTTAACCCAGTTTGAAGTAATTAAGTCAAACAGCATTGCTCGTGAGGTAATTACTAAGCTTAATTTAAAAGAACACACTGACTTTATTGCTAAACCTTCGCTTACAGGTGAGTTAAAAGGTATGGTTAAGCAGCTGTTACCTTTTTTAAATAAAAAAGAAGGCTCTGTTCTTAGCGAAGAAGAGCAAGCAGAGCGAGAAATGCTAGGTCTGCTTGCTGCATTCAAATCGCGTTTGAGTGTCTCTCCTATAATGAAAACGCAATTAGTGCGTGTAAGTTTTGAGTCGAGCGACCCTAAGTTAGCAGCTTTAGTGGCAAATACGGTCGGTGAAGTTTACATAGAAAGCCAAATGCGCGCTAAAATGGGAATAACCCAGCAGGCATCTAGCTGGTTAAACACGCGTTTATCTGAATTGCGTATACAACTAGATAGCTCTGAAGTGCGTTTACAAGCTTACCGAGAAGCGCAAAAGCTGGTTGATATAGAGGGTATTGCTGGGCTTGTTACTCAAGAGCTTGAGCAAATTTCAAAGCAGTTAGTTGATGCTCGTGCGACTAAAAATAATCTTGAAAGCATTAACCGTGTAATTAACGAATATGGCAACGATAACATAGAGCTACTTGGTAGCATGCCCGAAATTACATCACACCGTGTTGTACAAGATGTTAAACGCGAAGTTGTATTGGTTGAGCGAAAAGTAAGTGAGCTTGGTGAGATTTACGGCCCTAAACACCCAAAAATGATTTCAGCTAAATCTGAACTTGCTACAGTTAAAACTAACCTTAACAAGCAAATTAAAGGCTTAATTACCGGTATTGAAAAAGAGCTAAATAGAACAACGCGAACTGTAAATGCGCTTGAGCGCGATTTAGCTAAAATTCGTGCTGAATATCAAGATATTACCCGTAAAGAAACCCAATATAACCAACTAAAGCGTGAAGTTGAGACAAACCGTAATATTTTTAATACCTTTTTGTCACGCTCTAAAGAAACCGAAGTAACTAGTGACTTTAGCTCAGCTGCAGCTCGTTTTACAGACCGTGCTTATGCTCCAAAAGACCCAAGCAAACCTAACAAAAAGCTAATTGTTATTTTAGCCTTTGTTGCTAGTTTTGGTTTTGCAGTAGTAATGACTTTTGTTTTTGATGCCTTAAACGACACAGTTAAAAATAAAAATGATGTAGAAAATAAACTCGCTCAACGTATGTTAGGGTTATTACCGCATGTTGCGGTACCTAAAAAGAGCTATTTTCCGATCCATGCTTATTTAGAGGATACCTATCGTCGTTTTGCCGAATCGGTACGCACCTTCCGCACTAGTTTGTTGTTAACTCATCTTGACCGAGCGCATCAAGTTATTGCTGTTACCTCTACTTCACCAGGAGAGGGTAAAACGACCACCTCTGCTAATTTAGCGATGTCGTTGGCACAAATGGGTAAGGTATTATTAATTGATGCAGATTTACGTAAACCAACGTTAGCTAAACGATTTGATATACCGGTATTTCACCCAGGTTTAAGTAATTTAATGATAGGCACTGAACAATTAGCGGAGTGTGTTCATGTTGATACGCAATCGGGTGTTACAATTATGCCGAGCGGACAAATACCGTCGAATCCACTTGAGCTATTATCAAATCCACGCTTTGCTGAGTTACTGAGCGATTTAAAAGCGCAGTACGACCATATTATTGTTGATACACCGCCTACACAAGCTGTGAGCGATGCATTGGTAATTGCGCAAAGTGTAGATTCGGTAGTTTATGTTGTTAAATCTGATATTACCCGTATTAAACCAATTACAGCGGGCCTTGAACGTTTATTTGAAGTAAAAGCGCACGTTGCCGGTGTGGTACTTAATAAGGTCGATATGAGTAAATCTAAAGATGAGCATAGCCATGGCTACTATGATTATTACGATTACTCACAGCAACCTGAAAAGCCACAAGCGTAA
- a CDS encoding tyrosine-protein phosphatase, with translation MIDIHTHILPSIDDGAKDLTESLALLKLAENDGITHMVATPHIHVGRFNNSISVINDNLANLQQNAKNEGINVKLAAAAEVRLDVELMAMVMANKLPFIGEIVGKNVLLLELPHSHMPQGYDKFIQWLAKQNIRVIIPHPERNRDIQSNLYYIEHLKQLGCDFQLTASSIEGEWGESAQTIALQMLKDGLVNYVASDAHSVKRRPPILSQARKTVAQLLGEEQATTLFVTNPLQLTECLFND, from the coding sequence ATGATTGATATTCATACGCATATTTTGCCGAGTATTGATGATGGCGCTAAAGATTTAACAGAGTCTTTAGCGCTTTTAAAATTGGCTGAAAACGATGGTATTACGCATATGGTAGCAACGCCGCATATACATGTAGGCCGCTTTAATAATTCGATTTCTGTTATTAATGATAATTTGGCAAACTTACAACAAAATGCAAAAAATGAAGGGATTAATGTAAAATTAGCTGCCGCTGCTGAAGTACGTTTAGACGTAGAACTTATGGCAATGGTGATGGCTAATAAATTGCCTTTTATTGGTGAAATAGTAGGCAAAAATGTGCTGTTATTAGAGTTACCGCATTCACATATGCCGCAAGGCTACGATAAGTTTATTCAGTGGCTCGCCAAACAAAATATACGCGTTATTATTCCGCACCCAGAGCGTAATCGCGATATTCAGTCAAACCTTTATTACATTGAACACTTAAAGCAGTTAGGCTGCGACTTTCAGTTAACGGCATCGAGTATTGAAGGTGAGTGGGGAGAAAGCGCACAAACTATAGCGTTACAAATGTTAAAAGATGGGTTAGTAAACTATGTTGCCTCTGATGCTCATTCAGTAAAACGTCGACCGCCTATTTTAAGCCAAGCTAGAAAAACAGTAGCGCAATTATTAGGTGAAGAGCAGGCCACAACGCTTTTTGTAACTAACCCGCTGCAACTAACCGAGTGTTTATTTAATGACTAA
- a CDS encoding VpsP family polysaccharide biosynthesis protein, which yields MTKLNMFKVVPAVILAMIVLVIAYTSMQSMRANAWYFNALNIVQESGGALSGSSLQAAENAITLATNMDPEHPHYWHFLAHIKMLGLAGIDTTSIEQTEHTQQTYQQAEQALLKSVELRQTWALTWISLAQVVSYQEGPTERVYNYIQQAKKVGPYKLDVHLGIIQIVLMHWNELPPIYKALYVNELKLASKYGYKFNKIFSMAKEMNRLPIVCLSLQFGTHFEAVRGSWMFNKYCG from the coding sequence ATGACTAAATTAAACATGTTCAAGGTAGTGCCTGCTGTTATTTTAGCCATGATAGTACTTGTTATTGCTTATACAAGTATGCAAAGTATGCGCGCAAATGCGTGGTACTTTAATGCCCTAAATATTGTGCAAGAGTCCGGTGGCGCTTTGTCTGGCTCATCGCTTCAGGCAGCAGAAAATGCGATTACCTTGGCTACTAATATGGACCCTGAGCATCCTCATTATTGGCACTTTTTAGCCCATATAAAAATGCTAGGTTTAGCCGGTATTGATACAACATCAATTGAGCAAACCGAACATACTCAGCAAACATATCAACAAGCTGAGCAAGCGTTGTTAAAGTCGGTTGAGTTAAGGCAAACTTGGGCACTAACCTGGATAAGCTTGGCGCAAGTTGTCAGCTATCAAGAGGGGCCTACCGAGCGGGTATATAATTATATTCAGCAAGCTAAAAAAGTTGGCCCATATAAGTTAGATGTTCACTTAGGTATTATTCAAATTGTGTTAATGCACTGGAATGAACTACCCCCCATCTACAAAGCCCTTTATGTGAACGAGCTTAAATTAGCCTCTAAATATGGTTATAAATTTAATAAAATTTTTAGCATGGCTAAAGAAATGAACCGTTTACCAATTGTGTGTTTATCGCTTCAATTTGGAACTCATTTTGAGGCGGTTAGAGGCAGTTGGATGTTTAATAAATACTGTGGTTAA
- the rsmF gene encoding 16S rRNA (cytosine(1407)-C(5))-methyltransferase RsmF, with the protein MDANTYIPEQFIDDVKTYLPEHLTLDDFLNACRRPLRKSVRVNTLKMSVEEFKRHAAQKNWQLTAIPWCDEGFWLVRPNDEEQNLALGNTDLHLSGAMYVQEASSMLPPMALKHSLQTSSTVLDMASAPGSKTSQLAALMNNQGVLVANELSSSRLKVLSATLKRMGVGNCALSHFDGVVFGNYMFECFDSILLDAPCSGEGTVRKDSDALKNWSIESNITIAQVQKELIKSAFYALKPGGTLVYSTCTLTPLENQQVCDALLEEFGEYIAPEPLNDLFPGAEKATTDEGYLHVWPQTFDSEGFFIAKFKKHSSCENQNLKVKKGAFPFTDFDSKQQSAFMSSLKKQFGLTSLPGTLMQRDKELWLFPDEFEAIQNKIKYARLGIQIGAIHKNGVRLAHEFATVFGKQCKSNVLELNNQQASDYFNGKDIRLDEVVKATGEVILTLCGCPIGLGKWQKNKVKNSLPRDLVQNTQLINWE; encoded by the coding sequence GTGGACGCTAACACTTATATTCCAGAGCAATTTATTGATGACGTAAAAACTTATCTGCCTGAGCACCTTACCTTAGATGATTTTTTAAATGCCTGTCGTCGACCTTTACGTAAGTCTGTTCGCGTTAATACATTAAAAATGAGTGTTGAAGAATTTAAACGCCACGCAGCTCAAAAAAATTGGCAACTCACTGCCATACCCTGGTGCGATGAAGGTTTTTGGCTAGTGCGCCCAAACGATGAAGAGCAAAATTTAGCGCTAGGTAATACCGACTTACACTTAAGCGGCGCAATGTACGTACAAGAAGCAAGCTCAATGTTGCCGCCAATGGCACTAAAGCACAGCCTGCAAACTAGTAGCACAGTACTCGATATGGCCTCTGCGCCGGGTTCTAAAACATCACAACTAGCTGCACTAATGAACAATCAAGGTGTATTGGTTGCAAATGAGCTGTCGTCATCGCGCTTAAAAGTACTTAGTGCCACGCTAAAGCGCATGGGTGTTGGTAATTGTGCGTTATCGCATTTTGATGGCGTGGTATTTGGTAATTATATGTTTGAATGCTTTGATAGTATTTTGCTTGATGCGCCCTGCTCGGGTGAAGGCACAGTTCGTAAAGACAGCGATGCACTAAAAAATTGGTCTATCGAATCAAACATTACCATTGCCCAAGTACAAAAAGAGCTGATTAAAAGTGCATTTTATGCACTTAAACCTGGCGGCACGCTGGTGTATTCAACCTGTACATTAACCCCACTCGAAAACCAGCAAGTGTGTGATGCATTGCTAGAAGAATTTGGCGAATACATCGCGCCAGAGCCTTTAAATGACCTTTTCCCTGGCGCCGAAAAAGCCACTACAGACGAGGGTTACTTACATGTTTGGCCGCAAACCTTCGACAGTGAAGGCTTTTTTATTGCTAAATTTAAAAAACACAGCAGCTGCGAAAACCAAAATCTAAAAGTTAAAAAAGGCGCATTCCCCTTTACTGATTTTGATAGTAAACAGCAAAGTGCGTTTATGAGCTCTCTCAAAAAGCAATTTGGTTTAACGAGTCTACCAGGCACTTTAATGCAACGCGACAAAGAGCTTTGGCTGTTCCCAGATGAATTTGAAGCAATACAAAACAAAATAAAATACGCGCGGTTAGGTATTCAGATAGGCGCTATTCATAAAAATGGCGTGCGCCTCGCCCATGAATTTGCCACCGTATTTGGTAAGCAATGTAAAAGCAATGTACTGGAACTAAACAATCAGCAGGCCAGTGATTACTTTAATGGCAAAGACATTCGTTTGGATGAAGTTGTTAAGGCAACTGGCGAAGTGATCCTAACCTTATGTGGTTGCCCTATTGGTTTAGGAAAATGGCAAAAAAATAAGGTTAAAAACTCACTACCTAGAGATTTGGTGCAAAACACGCAGTTAATAAACTGGGAGTAA
- a CDS encoding GntR family transcriptional regulator: MTQHFLNDTAVTTASDKVFVDMRREIVEGSIAQGSKISEPELAKRYGVSRATLREALNRLESCYLVERKANIGCRVVALTAERLIEVYQVRSALEGLACRLAADNMEPDEVQGLKQLLNQHLHTQRVKEGESYYQEAGDLDFHYRIIKGSKNAHLIHLLCHDLYQLIRMYRVQMGMVGPRVSKAFDEHLAIMNAIENHDGELAEMLMKRHISASQANIQTKFDGYQSVQATQNEMAN, encoded by the coding sequence ATGACACAGCACTTTTTAAACGACACTGCAGTTACAACCGCTTCCGATAAAGTGTTTGTAGATATGCGCCGCGAAATTGTAGAAGGCAGCATTGCACAAGGCAGTAAAATATCAGAGCCAGAGCTTGCAAAGCGTTATGGTGTAAGCCGTGCAACCCTCAGAGAGGCATTAAACCGTTTAGAAAGTTGTTACTTAGTCGAGCGCAAAGCCAATATAGGTTGTCGTGTTGTGGCATTAACCGCAGAGCGTTTAATTGAGGTGTATCAAGTGCGCAGTGCCCTTGAAGGACTTGCATGTAGGTTAGCTGCCGACAATATGGAACCAGATGAAGTTCAAGGTTTGAAACAATTACTGAATCAGCATTTGCATACTCAGCGTGTTAAAGAGGGTGAGTCGTACTATCAAGAAGCAGGCGACTTAGACTTTCATTATCGCATAATCAAAGGCAGTAAAAACGCTCACTTAATTCATTTGTTATGCCACGACCTATACCAGTTAATAAGAATGTACCGTGTGCAAATGGGCATGGTTGGGCCACGCGTATCGAAAGCGTTTGACGAACATTTAGCGATTATGAACGCCATAGAAAATCATGATGGGGAGCTGGCCGAAATGCTAATGAAGCGCCATATCAGTGCTTCCCAAGCAAATATACAAACAAAATTTGATGGATATCAATCAGTACAAGCTACTCAAAATGAAATGGCTAACTAG
- the prpB gene encoding methylisocitrate lyase, with protein MSAGLKFKQAIANNHPLQVVGTINAYTAMMAEKMGHQAIYLSGAGVANASFGMPDLGMTSLDNVLEDIRRITGASDLPLLVDADTGWGGAFNIARTVKEMTKAGAAGFHIEDQVAQKRCGHRPNKEIVTQAEMVDRIKAAVDAKTDSDFYIMARTDAFQKEGLNAAIDRAAACVEAGADAIFAEAVHDLADYHAFSKAINVPILANITEFGQTPIYTKEQLSDVGVEMVLYPLSAFRAMNKAALNVYSAILNEGSQQSQIENMQTRAELYDFLDYHSYENTLDNLFSAKSDK; from the coding sequence ATGTCAGCAGGATTAAAATTTAAACAGGCAATTGCAAATAACCACCCGTTACAAGTTGTGGGTACTATTAACGCGTATACCGCAATGATGGCTGAAAAAATGGGCCATCAGGCTATTTACTTATCGGGTGCAGGTGTGGCTAATGCCTCATTTGGTATGCCAGATTTAGGCATGACTAGCCTTGATAATGTGCTTGAAGATATTCGCCGTATTACCGGTGCTAGCGATTTACCATTATTAGTTGATGCCGATACAGGCTGGGGCGGAGCATTTAATATTGCCCGTACCGTTAAAGAAATGACCAAAGCGGGTGCAGCAGGCTTTCATATTGAAGACCAAGTAGCACAAAAGCGTTGTGGTCACCGTCCTAATAAAGAAATAGTTACCCAAGCTGAAATGGTTGACCGCATTAAAGCCGCAGTAGATGCCAAAACTGATAGCGATTTTTACATTATGGCGCGTACTGATGCATTTCAAAAAGAAGGCTTAAATGCAGCAATAGACCGTGCAGCTGCCTGTGTTGAGGCGGGAGCCGATGCCATTTTTGCAGAAGCCGTTCACGACCTTGCTGATTACCACGCATTTAGCAAAGCGATTAATGTGCCGATTTTAGCCAACATTACCGAGTTTGGCCAAACCCCAATTTATACCAAAGAGCAGTTGAGCGATGTGGGTGTAGAAATGGTGCTTTACCCACTAAGTGCATTTAGAGCTATGAATAAAGCGGCACTCAATGTTTACTCGGCTATTTTGAATGAAGGGTCGCAACAAAGCCAAATTGAAAACATGCAAACGCGTGCAGAGCTTTATGACTTTTTAGATTATCACTCGTACGAAAACACGCTAGATAACCTTTTTTCAGCAAAATCTGACAAATAA